The Spodoptera frugiperda isolate SF20-4 chromosome 8, AGI-APGP_CSIRO_Sfru_2.0, whole genome shotgun sequence DNA segment CTTGTAAATTACTAGTATCTATTGAAATAATAGTATCTGTGAGATTTTATGAATGGACCCGTACGCTGGCTGTAGTGCAAAATTCATAGACAATATCTATGGTGCACTCCGTATGATCTTTTTATTGTCTATGCCAAACCCCAAACATGTCAAGCGTCTCGGTCTTgacaaatgtcaatgtcattccaAATCCATTGGAAATATTGTTATCAATCAATGTGGTGATTTTAATCTGAAGAATCGAGTAAACAGTATGTTTGGTGATTACTGATAAAGCTTATTGGTTTGGTTTGGGAGTATAGATTATAACTTTAAATTGGAGCCTTACTACACCGACTCTTTGTATAATATTGAAGATTTTCTGCGCAGTGTTTATATCCAACAATTGTTGAGCAATGCCTCTTCCACCGGCCTTAGCTGCGCGACTGGCTAAGCGAGGGATATTGAAAGCAACCCCTGAACCAGTACAGAACGCTGAAGTTCCACAGGCGCAAACCAATGAAGAGATTATAGCAGAAGATTATGACAGTAAACTTGATGATCGCGCTAAGGAACATTTCTGGGAAGGAATTGAAGGTGTCAATGTTGATCCTATAAAAGGCCATAAAGGGTGtccaaataaaagtaatatatacCACGAGTGTTCCAAGTACTGCGTAAAAAGATGGAAAGCTGGAAAAACAGTACCTCGTGAAAATTACTTGGAGTACAAGAAAAAGGCATTAGAATTGTGGCCTTTGCCTCCTGGTTGGGAAGAAGTCTACGACGAAGGATGTGGACAGCACTATTTTTGGAATGTACACAATAATTTGGTTTGCTGGTTGCCCCCTGCTCATCCACGAGCCGTCCCTACAGAGAGTGCTGCTCATTTAAGAGAAGAGCGATTGTTGAAGGAAGGTGATGAAAGTGATGATAGCAGTG contains these protein-coding regions:
- the LOC118275330 gene encoding polyglutamine-binding protein 1 yields the protein MPLPPALAARLAKRGILKATPEPVQNAEVPQAQTNEEIIAEDYDSKLDDRAKEHFWEGIEGVNVDPIKGHKGCPNKSNIYHECSKYCVKRWKAGKTVPRENYLEYKKKALELWPLPPGWEEVYDEGCGQHYFWNVHNNLVCWLPPAHPRAVPTESAAHLREERLLKEGDESDDSSEASDQEVPQQVHKEKKHERREKDKDVVHHRNKRQRVKDNDLDPMDPAAYSDIARGSWTSGLDTHAKTGVDSTATGSLYQMRPYPAPGAILAANAKQSSPSP